The Neurospora crassa OR74A linkage group V, whole genome shotgun sequence sequence TCAGGATCGGAAAATTGGGTTGAGTTTTGGAATCTACTTACCTGTCTTGTCGATGGTGGCTTTGTCGGGTCTGGCGTCTGCATCATCATGGGCGGTGACACAAGTCGCAAGTCACAAGTGCAAGTGCAACGTCGCAAACGGGCGCAGGCCGCGGAAGCTCCCGTCCCGTAAAAGAGGCACGGTTTGATGTTTGGTGTGTGCACGACGAGACCGCCAAGTTGCGGCGTTATTTTGTAATCCTTCTTTGACAATGTGTTTTGTATCGTCCAAACTTCGAGTAGAGCTGCCCTGTTGTCAAGGCGCCCGCAAGTTTCAGTTTTGCGAAAGTGccgggtaagtaagtaaattatgCCGGGTAAGTGAGCAATTGCACCGAGTTGAGACAACTTGGGTGTAGCCGATTGGTTTGCAAATactcaaccctaaccctctcaTTTCAAGACATTTGTAAAACAGGTGCTCATCAAGCTGGCCCAAAAGGTCACAACGAATTGAGTCGTACAACATGACCATTCAAATGTTTTCATTACATTCATTCATCAACAATCCTTCTATTAACAAACTTTTCCCCGCTTACATGATGCTTCAGTGGCAACACACTTACTTGGAACCAGTCTTGCCAGTAGGAATGCAAAACAGCAcgagcttcttctcctcgccctccttccaGTCATTGAGACCCTTGTCAACCCGGTAGTAACCGCGTCTCTCGAGCTGAATGATGTCGTCCTTCTTGAGGGAGGCCGCCGCCTCGTCGCACCAGGCCTCCTCCATGGTCTCGGTGACAGGGTTGAGGAAGTCCTCCATgttgtcctcctcctggagAACGTCCTTGGTGATGAGGTAGTCAAAGTCCCAGAGCTCGGCAGGGACCAGCGTCTGGCCCTTGGACGCGAGCCAGGTAACCTTCTTCTCGGTAGACTTGACATCGCCGGCAAGGTTGAGATCGATCTCAAAGGCGGGGATGACCTCGGCAGAGGTGTCAATGTTGCGGACAAAGCCGTTGCCCCAACCCATAATGGTAATCTCCTCGCCGTCCTTGAACGACTTGGCATCGGCCTGGTCCATGATGAGCTCGTTGGCGAAAGTGACCTGCTTGGTGCCGACCTCCTTGTTCTTGGGGTGCTTGGGCTTCTCCTGCTTGACGGGCTCGGCGGGGGCATCGGCGCCCTTGACGACCACCTTGACGGCGTCCttcttggtgatggcggtgTGGCGGGGAGCAATGGGGTCgatctccttcttgttgcTAGCCCAGAAGTTGGTCCAATCCATGGTGACGACGTTGCGGGAGGGGCCCTGCTTGAGGATAAAGTCGCGAAGAGCGGGGATGGTCATACCGCGCCTGCGCACACCACGGATGGTGGGCATGCGAGGGTCGTCCCAGCCCCAGACCTTGCCGGTATCGACGAGCTTGGCGAGCTTGCGCTTGGAGAGGAAGGTGCGGATGAAGTTCATGCGGGCGAAATCCCACATGTAGACCTGGCGGAGCTTGAGGGTATCAATGAACCACTGGTACTGGGGGTTGCGGTCGGTGTACTCGGTGGAGCGGAGAGCGTGGGTGACGCCCTCGTGGCTGTCAACGACGGGGCAGGCGAAGTCGTACATGGGGTACATCTTCCACTTGGTGCCGGTACGGTGGTGGGGGGTCTCGATGTTGCAGCGGTAGATGACGGGGTCGCGGAGAGCCTTGTTCGGGTTGTCGACGGACAGCTTGGCGCGAATGCAGTTCTTCAGACCCTCCTCGGTACcgttcttcatctcctcggTGAAGATGCGCAAGTTCTCCTCGACGGAGCGGTCGCGGCGGGCAGAGGCAATACCCTTCCAGCGCTGGTCGCGCATGGTGTCCTGGTCGGTGTCATCGGCGTAGGCGTGGCCCTCCTTGATCATGCGCACGCACATgtcgtagaggtagtcgaAGTAGTCGGACGTGTAGGTGACCGTGTCGGGCTTGATGCCCATGAGGGCGAGATCCTCGATGATGGCATCCTGGTactcctgcttctccttggAAGGGTTGGTGTCGTCGAGACGGAGGCGCAACTGGCCCTTGTAGGCCTGGTGGGCAAAGTAGTCGCTGAGGAGGGCCGCCTTGGCGTGTCCGATGTGCAGGTAGCCCGAGGGCTCGGGAAGGAAACGGGTGACGACGCCCTGGTCGGCGTTCTGGAGGGCGAGCGCATAGCTGGCACCGGCcttggaggcggcggcgaccttggccttggcggcagcatccttggccttgatCTCGGCCTGGATCTCGGGGTGGTTCTCCTCAATGTAGTTGAACCATCTGGCAAGGTTGGCGAGCGAGCCGCGCTTGATGAAGGAGACGGCGGCGCGGTTGCCACGGAGGGCGAGCCAGATCTTGGTGTCGATGTCGCCGAGGGTGTAGCCGTCGAGGTAGGTGCGCAGGATCAGGTGCTTGTCGAGAGCCTGCAGGCGGGGCTCGATCTGGCGGAAGTCCGCGGTGAGGAGGGCCTCGAGAGGCTTGAGCTCGTCCAGCTTcatggtgatggatgggggGGTATATGTGGAATTGGGTTGAAAACtgtacaaaaaaaaacaacaaaacacCGGGACTGGAATTGAGTCAAGGAAGTTTTTGGAGGGGCACAGCGGGACGGGGTGGGTGGAGTTAGGCGGCGGGGTCTTTGGGTGTGCCGCTGAAGTTTAGCGCTTGCGGTAGCGTCCGGGGTAGGTACGGGCAGTCGGGCAGTCGGGCAGTTGTGTGAGGATGGGTGTGGCGCTTTGTCACTGCAGTGTCAAGTGGAATGGAACCCAAGTCAAGACGGACTGAGGCGTTCCTCTCGGAAACTGTGGCTCAGCACTGCAAGTCCCAACAGTGAGGAGAGGTACTAGTATCAATGCGCTGCCTGCCGCGCCAATGCCCAGCCGGTGCAGCGCAGTGCCGCGCAGTGCCGCGCAGTCTGCCCCGGGCCCAACTTTTTTTCTGGGCAGGAAGCGTGCCAATTGCCCGCGCCGGAACCCCTCCGAGACTGGACTGACTGCCCGCTGCCGTCCCCGACTCGAGGTTTCGATTCGCGATTCCCCCCGTCCCgctgccgccgtcgccgcccgCCGCCCCCTCGAGTTCCCCTCTACCGGAGAGCGCGACACCCGACCACAGCTCCTCTCTCTCACACACCATGGCTTCAACACAACAATGTCTAGCCTCGCTGGCCAGGCTTAGCCTGTCGACGCCCACCAGAGCTGCTCTTCCGACAATACCCAAGTTCCTCGTCCCGTCGGTCGCCGCATCGCAGGTTCGATATGCGaccaacaaccccaacaagGGCGGAGCCAAGAAggcgcccaagaagaagaagcagtaCAAGTTCTTCAAGTCATGGGACTTGACCGGCCAGCAGCAGTTTTCTCTCTGCGATGCTATGCGGTATGTTGCGAATCCTCAGCTGTTCTCTAAAACATAACACAACACTAACTGCAACACCAACCAGCTACCTCCGCGCCGTCGAGGTCGGCCAGCCCCCCTTGTCCGTCAAGTACGAGGTGCATGTTAAGCTCAGGACAAAAAAGAACGGCCCTGTCGTGCGCGACCGCGTCCGCCTACCGACCCCCGTCAAGACCGACACCCGTATCGCCGTCATCTGCCCCGAGGGCAGCGCGCTGcaggaggaggccaagaacCTCGGCGCCGTCATGGCCGGCGAGGAGACTTTGTTCGAGGCGATCCGGTCGGGCAACTTTCCCTTCAACAAGCTCCTCTGCCACACCGAGAGCGAGGGCGCGCTGCGCAAGGCCAACGTCGGAAAGCTGCTCGGTCCCAAGGGTCTGATGCCCAGCGGCAAGACCaagaccatcaccaacaacctcgAGGCCACCTTCCGGGACATGATTGGCATGGACGAGTACAGGGAGAGGAACGGTGTCGTGCGTATGGCGGTTGGCCAGCTTGGTTTCACCCCCAAGCAGCTGGCCGAGAACATTCGTGTGTTCATGGCCAAGATCAAGTCCGACATTGGCAAGCTGGATGATACCACGCCCaagatggtggaggaggtggttctTAGCACTACCCACGGTCCTGGAATGAGTCTGAACGCCGAGTTTGCGCCTACCGATGACAAGATCAAGCCCGAGGATCTGGAGTCGGTCATGTAAGAGCGTCATTGTAGTATAGGACGGGAGGGTTGGGCTAGATTTCCTTGTATCATAGGCATGTATTATAATGGCAAAATGGAGCGGTTGGTAACATGGGTATGCCCTTGTGCTTGTTCTCTGTGTATATGTGCAAGTATTAGGTGTATTAATTGTCCTTCAGAACTGTACTTTTAACCCCTTAGCAGCAGCCATCTATCACATgaaccatccatcatctgctTCTAACATTAGACCTATTTCTCCTTCAACACCCTAACAGCCTCCTGCTCCGCGTCCAACAGTCTATAAACACCCAAATACCTaaccaccctcttcttccccctttcacctgccctcctcgcctccttcAACGCGGTACTCAAATCCAACAGGATCGTATTCCGGCACCTaatcatcctctcctccatcttcctcacAAACGGCACCTCGTGCCCACCCAGCCTATCCGCCATCTGCTCAATCTTGACATATTCCCTCGCCAGCGCCTCCAACTCCGCCGGACTACTCGCCACGAACCCTTCTCTCTCCTCGTCACcttccccatcatcatcaagcaCTTCCTCCTTGAAATCCTCCGATCCATCATCCCACCCTTCATATACATCCTCTTCCGCCACCCGATCTTCTTCTGCATTAATCGTCCCCTTTTTCACCCACGCTTCCGCTCCTGCCCCTCCTACCCCTCCACCACTTCCCCCCGTACTCCCCAAACTTCCCATATTCAATTTGACTTCCAACCCCTCCACCCGTTCCCCCAATTCCaacacccccctcccccactcAACCCCACCCCGCACGCATCCCAACTCCTTGACTAGATCTCCAATctcccccctcttttctCTAACTTTACccctcacctcctccactgCCCTTCGAAATCCCAAAACAGCAACCCGCACATCCTCCACCCGCTCTTCTCCCCCTTTCAGTTCATCCCCTAGGCTCAAAAACGAGGTATAGTTGGCGTTGACGAGTTCCAGAAGTTCGGAACTGATTGCCAGGCTGCGAGTATGCAGTTCCGAACGCAGGTCAGGGAGGGTTTGGTGTCGTTGGCTGAAGGGTGTGATAGTGGTGACGACAgtggcgttggcgttggtgctggttggatcaggagaggaggaggacgaagcgTAGAGAGAGTCGAGGTAGGCGAGGGGGGAGAAGTGGGGGGTTAGGAAGGAGGGGCGGGGGAGGGCGgtggggaaggggaggttggatacgtcgtcgtcgtcgtcgtcggagatgtcatcgtcgtcttgtTTAGAAGAGGGGAACTGTTGGgaagaagtggtggtggtgaggcggggaggaggggggttggTGGATAGGttggtggagatggaggggAAGGCGTGGTTTGTGGACTTTGGGGAGATGGGTGAGGAGGTCTGGGATTGAGGGGGTGAGGAGGGGCGGCcatgggaggagggggcggcGAAGTTGGGGGTGTTGAGGGTTGTCAtttttgtggtggttgttgttgttgtcgccgaATGAGGTTGGTTGCCCGTGTTTAACGGACTGCCTGAATTCGGAAGTGTAGCCGGATGTGGTTTCTTGGAAAGCCGGTGTCCGGTAGGTTCAGGGGCTGATATCCGGTATTGTGGGACTATTCAggtccggctccggctccggctccgacTCCGGTTTAGATGCGGGTGCGGGTTCAGATTCAGCTCGGCCGTTCCTGGGCTCCCTAGGTTGAAGTGCGGAccgggatggatggactcGGCGTGACGGGACTGCACCTCGGTGaatgcagtgcagtgcaggaTGGTGTGGGGTTGATTGATGATTGAGTGATCCGATGACCCTCAAAATCCAGGCCAGGACAGATTCCACTTCGTGAGCAGATATTTTTATTCCTGATTGCGTAAACAGAAATCTCTGATCGGGCCggtggctgttgttgagTGCTGGGACCCTTGTTGGTTGCGCGGTTGAGTGTGATTGTGTGGTGAGATTGGCGGGCGTTTGTTTATTGTTCCCGCGGGGTTCACTCGGAGCTCTGTCAGTGGGAGATGTGGCCGATCTGATAATTCCTCTTGGCACTGCCGTGGGTCCCTCGACTCCATGCAGGACGGAAGGGTTGAAAGGTGCGGGGCCTTTGACAACACTCAACACCGAGTCTTGTTTCCATATTCAAGCACTGTCTTGCAAGACTTTCTCGAAAGGAACTGTGTGAATTTCTTGATTTCCATATTCAGCGCCCTATAAACAATCAACAGGTTCAACATCCTCTTTTGTTCAAATTACCATGCTTCAGCTGAATTACCGAATGGTTTATTCCGGAAACGATGAAAGCTACATCTCGCTCCATCACAAACGGCATCCTCGCCATTGGAAATCTGGAGAGGGCCTCGTTAAAAGATCACAATCGTGATTCAACAGATTGACCTTCAGCTTCGTGCCAATCCGAGCAAAAGTTTAGTCATGAATAACGCAACTGAATCACCCATGGCCTCCAGTCACACCTCGGTTGATCCCCTTGCCTTGCCCACAGCATCGATGGAGACCGCCTTCGTCAGCCGACATCGCTTGCAACGCTGATGAGTGACTGCCTGTCGTATTTCCGACGTATGGGCTCGGTAGTAGGGGATAGAGCAAGATGATCGGACGATTCAGCCTCGTAACCACGGCGTCATACAGTTAAAATGGCACGTTGAGCATTTCGCTTCcacagttcagttcagttcagttcagttcagttcagttccaTTCTTTGATCCGCGCGTTGACAGGTTCAGAGACTGGTGCCGAACCGGACAGGCACATCcatccaagtggaagctccaGTCATAGGTCCCCGCTTGACCACGACGTGCCCCACTCTTTCGTGACGCACTAGCAACTGCGGCTATTCTGCGATTGTACTAGCG is a genomic window containing:
- a CDS encoding glutamyl-tRNA synthetase, producing MKLDELKPLEALLTADFRQIEPRLQALDKHLILRTYLDGYTLGDIDTKIWLALRGNRAAVSFIKRGSLANLARWFNYIEENHPEIQAEIKAKDAAAKAKVAAASKAGASYALALQNADQGVVTRFLPEPSGYLHIGHAKAALLSDYFAHQAYKGQLRLRLDDTNPSKEKQEYQDAIIEDLALMGIKPDTVTYTSDYFDYLYDMCVRMIKEGHAYADDTDQDTMRDQRWKGIASARRDRSVEENLRIFTEEMKNGTEEGLKNCIRAKLSVDNPNKALRDPVIYRCNIETPHHRTGTKWKMYPMYDFACPVVDSHEGVTHALRSTEYTDRNPQYQWFIDTLKLRQVYMWDFARMNFIRTFLSKRKLAKLVDTGKVWGWDDPRMPTIRGVRRRGMTIPALRDFILKQGPSRNVVTMDWTNFWASNKKEIDPIAPRHTAITKKDAVKVVVKGADAPAEPVKQEKPKHPKNKEVGTKQVTFANELIMDQADAKSFKDGEEITIMGWGNGFVRNIDTSAEVIPAFEIDLNLAGDVKSTEKKVTWLASKGQTLVPAELWDFDYLITKDVLQEEDNMEDFLNPVTETMEEAWCDEAAASLKKDDIIQLERRGYYRVDKGLNDWKEGEEKKLVLFCIPTGKTGSK
- a CDS encoding mitochondrial 54S ribosomal protein MRPL1 — encoded protein: MASTQQCLASLARLSLSTPTRAALPTIPKFLVPSVAASQVRYATNNPNKGGAKKAPKKKKQYKFFKSWDLTGQQQFSLCDAMRYLRAVEVGQPPLSVKYEVHVKLRTKKNGPVVRDRVRLPTPVKTDTRIAVICPEGSALQEEAKNLGAVMAGEETLFEAIRSGNFPFNKLLCHTESEGALRKANVGKLLGPKGLMPSGKTKTITNNLEATFRDMIGMDEYRERNGVVRMAVGQLGFTPKQLAENIRVFMAKIKSDIGKLDDTTPKMVEEVVLSTTHGPGMSLNAEFAPTDDKIKPEDLESVM